In a genomic window of Nitrospirota bacterium:
- a CDS encoding DNA-formamidopyrimidine glycosylase family protein, giving the protein MPEIPDLDAIVPYLRRHVVGATITDVSLPLGWMLRSSMSAPAEQVLRGETIEAIDRRGKHVLFSLHRASLVVNAMLVGRFYYQAPDVKPPRQTVIDLTLSTDKALRYADERQMGRLYLVPDRDYAKIPGFLDQGPEPLADDFTFERFLDRLKGRYGEIKGLLTNAKIIAGIGNAYADEILFEAGIYPFRKKKDLSGDELRRVYDAIRTVLPRASAIVAERMGDQIHLKIRDFLAVHGKGDQPCPRCGGRIATVGGRERATNFCRKCQPGIMTEAKRHLPLGLED; this is encoded by the coding sequence GTGCCGGAAATTCCCGATCTCGACGCCATCGTGCCCTACCTGCGACGACACGTGGTGGGCGCGACGATCACCGACGTCTCGCTCCCGCTGGGGTGGATGCTGCGATCATCCATGTCCGCGCCCGCGGAGCAGGTGCTGCGCGGGGAGACGATCGAAGCGATCGACCGCCGCGGCAAACACGTCCTGTTCTCACTGCACCGCGCCAGCCTGGTCGTCAACGCTATGCTGGTGGGGCGGTTCTATTACCAAGCTCCGGACGTGAAGCCGCCCCGACAGACCGTCATTGATCTCACGCTCTCGACCGACAAAGCATTGCGTTATGCCGACGAGCGCCAGATGGGGCGGCTGTATTTGGTGCCGGATCGCGACTACGCGAAGATCCCGGGGTTTCTCGATCAGGGCCCGGAGCCGCTGGCCGATGACTTCACGTTCGAGCGGTTCCTGGACCGGCTCAAGGGACGGTACGGCGAGATCAAAGGCCTGCTGACCAACGCCAAAATCATCGCCGGGATCGGCAACGCCTACGCGGACGAGATCCTCTTCGAGGCCGGTATCTATCCCTTCCGCAAGAAAAAGGACCTGTCAGGGGACGAGTTGCGGCGCGTATACGACGCGATCCGCACGGTGTTGCCCCGCGCGAGTGCGATCGTGGCCGAACGCATGGGCGATCAGATCCACCTCAAGATCCGCGACTTCCTCGCGGTGCACGGCAAGGGCGACCAGCCGTGCCCGCGCTGCGGAGGGCGCATCGCCACGGTGGGCGGCCGAGAGCGCGCAACGAATTTTTGCCGCAAGTGTCAGCCGGGAATCATGACCGAGGCCAAGCGGCACCTGCCGCTTGGCCTCGAGGACTAA